GCTCGCTTATATATATTGGAACTCCATGCTTTTCCTTCCTTCTTCTTAAAAACTCAAACATTGGATCACCTCAGGTGGGGATAAAACGTCGTCATCATTCGGCTGGGATGACACTCATCATCGGTTACTAACATCAAACTCCCTTCTTTAGGCTTTATTTCCCAAACAGACGGTTTTCCTCGGAGACGTTGTCATCGGTTACAACCCCCCTGTCATCCCCGCTCTGTTAAGTACTTCATAAAGAAGCTTAATAATCTTTTGTTTTCTCAAACATAGCAATCTCACCAGCAATTGTTATGCGTCATCGGTTACTGTTCAAATTTCTTTTCTTCATGATTCTCCATCTGTACCTCTACCCCAGGTATTTTCGTGCTTGAGCATGTAAATTTTCATAAAGAAAGAAGCATCATTGTTCAGAACCATGCTTTAGGGTTTCTGTAACTCCCAAGAACTACATGAGTCATTACATTTTCAATCTCGGGATACTGGTTTCCCAATGTGTGTAGGAAATCATTCAATTCGTTAACATCTTTGAAATATGCTCTTACGAACAAATCCGTAGCACCAGTGATCTCCCATACGTACTCAACATGAGGGAGTTTATGGAGCTTAATCGCTACCGAGCGGGGGAGACCACGCTTCACTTTGAGTTCTAAAATAACCTCTAACTCATATCCAAGACGCTTATGGTCAATATCTACCGTGAATCTCCTTATAATACCCTTTTTTAGCAGCTCCTGCACTTTATTGTAACATGTTACACTGGTGGTGTTACATCTTTTCCCGAGTTCTTTGTAAGTAACTTTTGCATTCTCGTAGAGGTTCCGTAGTAAGGTAAGGTAAATTCCACTAACTTCCTTAATGTCATTCATGAAACTTCACCTTGAAAATTTTTTGATTTTATTTTATTTAACAATTTCCCAGGATTGTTTAATAATATTTTATAAATTGGCAAAAATTGTTAAATAAAATAAGCACCAAATACCGTCGGTGATTTCCCATGTTGCCTGCTATAGTGTATATTATCGTAGCGACCTATTTGGTAGTATTACTAGCGATTGGATTGTATTCTGCAAGACTAATCAAGACAGACATAGACTTTATGCTGGCTGGTAGAAGGTTGGGACCAATCCTTATTGCGGGAACGCTTGCAGCTACTGAGGTAGGTGGCGGAAGCTCAATGGGCGTTGCTCAAAAGGCGTTTACCAATTGGGGGTTGTCCGCGGCGTGGTATGTTCTGACTATGGCAATAGTCTTTGTAATTCTGGCATTTCTGGCTCCAAAGTTGCGTTCAACAATGATTGCTACGGTACCTGAGTTCTTCAACAAGAGATATGGGAAAGCAAACCATATATTGACTGCTATAGTTCTCCTCCTGCCAATGATAGGCCTCACAGCTATTCAGATAATGGCATCAGGTATAGTCCTTTCAATATTACTTGGCATTGACTTCAAAGTTGCAGTCCTTATCATGGGTGCTGTCGCAGTATTCTACTCTGTGATGGGCGGATTGTGGAGCGTAACTCTGACAGACCTGTTCCAATGGATATGTGTAGTAGGAGGCATTATTATAGCAGTTCCCTACGGGCTTAAGGTAATAGGAGGTTGGGATGTCTTAAAGACAACTCTTGAACCCTGGAGATTCAGCCTCACAGCTGGTATTGGATGGGAGACTATAGTAAGCCTAACAGTGATGTATTTTGCGAGCTTCACTGTAGGAC
This region of Methanomassiliicoccales archaeon genomic DNA includes:
- a CDS encoding Lrp/AsnC family transcriptional regulator; the encoded protein is MNDIKEVSGIYLTLLRNLYENAKVTYKELGKRCNTTSVTCYNKVQELLKKGIIRRFTVDIDHKRLGYELEVILELKVKRGLPRSVAIKLHKLPHVEYVWEITGATDLFVRAYFKDVNELNDFLHTLGNQYPEIENVMTHVVLGSYRNPKAWF
- a CDS encoding sodium:solute symporter family protein, with amino-acid sequence MLPAIVYIIVATYLVVLLAIGLYSARLIKTDIDFMLAGRRLGPILIAGTLAATEVGGGSSMGVAQKAFTNWGLSAAWYVLTMAIVFVILAFLAPKLRSTMIATVPEFFNKRYGKANHILTAIVLLLPMIGLTAIQIMASGIVLSILLGIDFKVAVLIMGAVAVFYSVMGGLWSVTLTDLFQWICVVGGIIIAVPYGLKVIGGWDVLKTTLEPWRFSLTAGIGWETIVSLTVMYFASFTVGQEYIQRYFAARDDKAARNGSLLAAGTYVIFAWFPALLGLIALAYVKMGHTIPYIDQYGTRYVLPGFAAVALPPVLLGILFAALVSATMSSADSDLVAGSAIFVNDIYKPYIRPNATPEELARISKIITAILGIFSIIVAMFKVSVIVDVLMFSFSFRAAGIFVPYLMSHYWDKGSKVGSFLAILVGSLVVGLEALGWVSFGKWGSVIPGIILSFIVFVVFSYLVPDKEPKSFQEVFHT